The following coding sequences are from one Leguminivora glycinivorella isolate SPB_JAAS2020 chromosome 7, LegGlyc_1.1, whole genome shotgun sequence window:
- the LOC125228095 gene encoding uncharacterized protein LOC125228095: protein MYGLPKIHKNDWPLRPIVSQIDSPTYKASRFLSSLLQPLTGNTFSFVRDSTHFVQLLEGVMLQEDEVMVSFDVTSLFTNVPVAETIELIKRMAEHDDSLTEYMKMIEFCLTSGYFVWRGEYYLQIEGVAMGSPIAPVVANLFMENFEQRALESCPHKPRLWWRYVDDVFAVVTGRDLDPLLAHLNAQHPKITFTIEKECNGALPFLDVLVQRDERGLLTHKVHRKATHTDRYLQADSHHHPAHLSSVPRALINRALRLCDPQYVQGELQHVRQVLEKNGYSWRQSQRAASASTLRRTHTVERAPVFLPFIKGVTDTIGRLLRRRFSMRTIFRPHTKVRQVLRSPKDKDPLGSPGYTRYLVTVVERMSARLEGMSPRGCRNTYEA from the coding sequence ATGTATGGGCTGCCCAAGATCCATAAAAATGACTGGCCCCTGAGACCCATTGTTAGCCAGATAGACTCACCCACCTACAAGGCGTCCCGTTTTTTGTCGAGTCTCCTGCAACCTCTAACTGGTAATACGTTTAGCTTCGTACGAGACTCTACGCACTTTGTGCAATTACTTGAGGGAGTTATGTTGCAGGAAGATGAGGTAATGGTGAGCTTTGATGTAACCTCCTTATTTACTAATGTACCGGTAGCGGAAACTATAGAGTTGATAAAACGAATGGCCGAACACGACGACTCTCTCACCGAGTACATGAAGATGATAGAGTTTTGCCTCACTAGTGGATATTTTGTGTGGCGGGGTGAATACTACTTGCAGATAGAAGGAGTCGCAATGGGTTCTCCGATAGCTCCAGTGGTGGCTAACCTTTTTATGGAAAATTTTGAGCAGAGAGCGTTGGAGAGCTGCCCACATAAGCCTAGGCTATGGTGGCGATATGTCGACGACGTGTTTGCCGTAGTGACAGGCAGAGATCTAGACCCGTTACTTGCCCACCTGAACGCGCAGCATCCCAAGATTACGTTCACTATAGAGAAAGAGTGTAATGGGGCTCTACCTTTTCTGGATGTCTTAGTGCAGCGGGACGAACGTGGCCTTTTGACTCATAAGGTGCATAGAAAGGCTACACACACCGACAGGTACCTGCAAGCTGACTCGCACCATCACCCTGCGCATTTGTCTTCGGTGCCACGCGCTCTCATCAACAGGGCTTTACGGCTCTGTGACCCGCAGTACGTGCAAGGCGAGCTGCAGCATGTAAGGCAGGTGTTAGAGAAGAATGGGTACAGTTGGAGACAGAGTCAGCGGGCGGCAAGTGCGAGCACGTTACGGCGAACACATACGGTCGAGAGAGCGCCTGTTTTCTTGCCTTTCATTAAAGGGGTAACGGATACCATTGGACGCCTATTACGCCGTAGGTTTAGCATGAGGACAATTTTCCGCCCCCACACAAAGGTAAGGCAGGTGCTGCGCTCTCCTAAAGATAAGGACCCACTGGGTAGCCCGGGGTATACGAGATACCTTGTGACTGTGGTAGAGCGTATGTCGGCGAGACTGGAAGGAATGTCTCCGCGAGGTTGTCGGAACACATACGAAGCGTGA